The Bradyrhizobium sp. WBAH42 genome includes a window with the following:
- a CDS encoding PAS domain S-box protein: MTRSDFQLRGVGDPRLAVHATSALPAWLWSTDGARVLWANPVGAKLFGAANSAGLADKVFGPADSHRRQVVRLARQLPANGAVRLERLRGFGARLGALMTCACARLDFADGGHAVLVIAMDPTLRTMPLVERLHRLVAGAKVPMAAFAPDGLFVGASEAAHALLGFRDLFEAGLDRARSDALATGRAATPIGIGQMVLQRVGQGADVGLVALIEPGATTAARDAAPEVTPVEQPAPVPDHAQPALPDEAPSAIALFDAFAEPAEAPVETNAPDVPEAPKTPVENQPQAIVSPQPAPINAGMVEPTSGQHSSGQHSSGHDSSGQQEPAAPRQHPLRFLWQMDEEGRFALGSDDFIRLMGTHTAAGFGRPWREIAEAFSLDPEGRVAKALDSQDTWAGITVNWPADGDEHIPVELAGLPVYDRNRNFAGFRGFGVCRDLDALNRLEALRRFELLVDPPAQDRSTEAVALDAEAEPQAKPEAAAEAEVEGEAVAAPPPIAPSEPEPQAEPDLPEPTSETTSHPTELDTPVETPPNVVPFRPHGDARSPTLTPVENSAFNELARQLSERLERERESIATDAAEPVAEITAEAPEPEAPQAAAEWLTEPAPPARGMSARDRTLLDLLPTGILIYRLDRLLYANPAFLARMGYDSLTALEHAGGLDALYVEPGVSAASSTSQGGTPVTISAAVANGDAPLPTTEAHLHTIDWDGDGAHALICALPEAAPIAAPAVADTVVAAESDAADAEPAAGEAEAEDLAAILDTTAEGIVMFDAEGNIHACNRSAEALFGYDGEALLQQNLLTLFAPESQQIVADYLQSLKSQDISSLLDHGREVLGREKKGGVLPLAMIMGRTRPEGPNFFAVFRDLSHAKKGESELTQARRLVDGAANAKADMLARISHEIRTPLNAIIGFAEVMISERFGTLGNERYGEYMKDIRASGERVIAIIDDLLELSRIETGKLDLNFSNLNLNDLVEACVTVMQPQANRERIIIRTSLAHALPQVSVDARAMRQITMNLISNSIRLASAGGQVIVSTALTDRGEIALRIRDTGHGLSEREVAAAMEPFRTPPPGDAADSSALSLSLTKALVEANRARFNIKSAGHGTLIEVVLAPALAGA; the protein is encoded by the coding sequence ATGACGCGTTCGGATTTCCAGTTGCGAGGGGTGGGCGATCCGCGGCTGGCCGTGCATGCGACCTCTGCCCTGCCGGCCTGGCTGTGGTCGACCGACGGCGCGCGCGTGCTGTGGGCCAATCCGGTCGGCGCAAAACTGTTCGGCGCGGCCAACAGCGCCGGCCTTGCGGACAAGGTGTTCGGCCCCGCCGACAGCCATCGCCGCCAGGTGGTCCGGCTCGCCCGACAGCTGCCGGCGAACGGCGCGGTGCGGCTCGAGCGGCTGCGCGGCTTCGGCGCCCGGTTAGGGGCGCTGATGACCTGTGCTTGCGCGCGGCTCGACTTTGCCGATGGCGGCCATGCCGTGCTCGTCATCGCGATGGACCCGACGCTGCGCACGATGCCGTTGGTCGAGCGGCTGCATCGGCTGGTCGCCGGCGCCAAGGTGCCGATGGCGGCGTTCGCGCCGGACGGGCTGTTCGTCGGTGCGAGCGAGGCTGCGCACGCCCTGCTCGGCTTCCGCGATCTGTTCGAGGCCGGGCTCGACCGGGCGCGCAGCGATGCGCTGGCAACCGGTCGGGCCGCGACGCCGATCGGCATCGGCCAGATGGTGCTGCAACGGGTCGGCCAAGGCGCCGATGTCGGCCTGGTCGCGCTGATCGAGCCGGGCGCCACCACAGCGGCGCGCGATGCCGCGCCGGAGGTCACGCCCGTCGAACAGCCGGCCCCAGTGCCGGATCACGCGCAGCCTGCGCTGCCGGACGAGGCGCCGTCTGCGATCGCGCTGTTCGATGCTTTCGCCGAGCCGGCCGAGGCACCGGTCGAGACGAACGCGCCTGATGTCCCCGAGGCGCCCAAAACTCCGGTTGAAAACCAGCCGCAAGCCATTGTGTCGCCGCAGCCCGCGCCGATCAATGCGGGCATGGTCGAGCCGACTTCGGGCCAGCACTCTTCGGGCCAGCACTCTTCAGGCCATGATTCTTCGGGCCAGCAAGAGCCGGCCGCACCGCGTCAGCATCCGCTGCGCTTCCTCTGGCAGATGGATGAAGAGGGCCGCTTTGCGCTCGGCTCCGATGACTTCATCCGCCTGATGGGCACGCACACGGCCGCCGGCTTCGGCCGCCCCTGGCGCGAGATCGCCGAGGCGTTTTCGCTCGATCCCGAAGGGCGCGTGGCCAAGGCGCTCGACAGCCAGGACACCTGGGCCGGCATCACAGTGAACTGGCCGGCCGACGGCGACGAGCACATTCCGGTTGAGCTCGCGGGCCTGCCGGTCTACGACCGCAACCGCAACTTCGCCGGCTTCCGCGGCTTTGGCGTCTGCCGCGATCTCGACGCGCTCAACCGGCTCGAGGCGCTCAGGCGCTTCGAGCTGCTCGTCGACCCGCCGGCGCAGGATCGCTCCACTGAGGCCGTCGCGCTCGATGCGGAGGCCGAGCCGCAAGCCAAGCCTGAAGCGGCGGCGGAAGCAGAGGTTGAGGGCGAAGCAGTGGCGGCGCCGCCGCCGATCGCGCCATCCGAGCCCGAGCCTCAAGCCGAGCCCGACCTGCCAGAGCCCACAAGCGAGACGACTTCACACCCAACCGAACTGGACACGCCCGTGGAAACGCCTCCCAATGTCGTGCCGTTCCGCCCGCACGGCGATGCGCGGTCTCCGACGCTGACGCCGGTCGAGAACAGCGCGTTCAACGAGCTCGCGCGGCAATTGTCCGAGCGGCTCGAACGCGAGCGCGAGAGCATCGCCACCGACGCGGCCGAGCCGGTTGCGGAGATCACAGCCGAAGCGCCCGAGCCGGAGGCGCCGCAGGCCGCAGCCGAATGGCTGACCGAGCCCGCACCGCCAGCCCGCGGGATGAGCGCGCGCGACCGCACGCTGCTCGACCTGTTGCCGACGGGCATCCTGATCTACCGGCTCGACCGCCTGCTCTACGCCAATCCCGCCTTCCTCGCGCGCATGGGCTATGACAGCCTGACCGCGCTGGAGCATGCCGGCGGGCTGGATGCGCTCTATGTCGAGCCGGGCGTGTCGGCGGCCAGCAGCACCTCGCAAGGCGGCACGCCTGTGACGATCAGCGCGGCGGTTGCGAATGGCGACGCACCGCTTCCGACGACGGAAGCGCATCTGCACACCATCGACTGGGACGGTGACGGCGCGCATGCGCTGATCTGCGCGCTGCCGGAGGCGGCACCGATCGCCGCGCCTGCCGTTGCGGACACCGTGGTGGCAGCAGAATCTGACGCAGCTGACGCGGAGCCAGCGGCCGGCGAAGCCGAGGCCGAGGATCTCGCCGCCATCCTCGACACCACGGCCGAGGGCATCGTGATGTTCGATGCCGAAGGCAACATCCACGCCTGCAATCGTAGCGCGGAGGCGCTGTTCGGCTATGACGGCGAGGCGCTGCTGCAGCAGAATCTGCTGACGCTGTTCGCGCCCGAGAGCCAGCAAATCGTCGCCGATTATCTGCAAAGCCTGAAGAGCCAGGACATCTCCAGCCTGCTCGATCACGGCCGCGAGGTGCTGGGCCGCGAGAAGAAGGGCGGCGTGCTTCCGCTCGCGATGATCATGGGCCGCACGCGCCCCGAAGGGCCGAACTTCTTCGCCGTGTTCCGCGATCTCTCGCACGCCAAGAAGGGCGAGAGCGAATTGACCCAGGCCCGCCGCCTCGTCGACGGTGCGGCGAATGCCAAGGCCGACATGCTGGCGCGGATCAGCCACGAGATCCGCACGCCGCTCAACGCCATCATCGGCTTTGCCGAGGTGATGATCTCCGAGCGCTTCGGCACGCTCGGCAACGAGCGCTACGGCGAATACATGAAGGACATCCGCGCGTCCGGCGAGCGCGTCATCGCCATCATCGACGATTTGCTGGAGCTGTCGCGGATCGAGACCGGCAAGCTCGACCTGAATTTTTCGAATCTGAACCTCAACGACCTGGTCGAAGCCTGCGTGACGGTGATGCAGCCGCAGGCCAACCGCGAGCGCATCATCATCCGCACCTCGCTCGCCCATGCGCTGCCGCAGGTGAGCGTGGATGCGCGCGCGATGCGGCAGATCACCATGAACCTGATCTCGAACTCGATCCGGCTTGCCAGCGCCGGCGGCCAGGTCATCGTCTCGACCGCGCTGACCGACCGCGGCGAGATCGCGCTTCGCATCCGCGACACCGGCCATGGCCTTTCCGAGCGCGAGGTCGCCGCCGCCATGGAGCCGTTCCGCACCCCGCCGCCGGGCGACGCCGCCGACAGCTCGGCACTGAGCCTGTCGCTGACGAAAGCGCTGGTCGAAGCCAACCGCGCGCGGTTCAACATCAAGAGCGCCGGCCACGGCACGCTGATCGAGGTGGTGCTCGCACCGGCGCTGGCGGGGGCGTAG
- a CDS encoding IS630 family transposase, giving the protein MPWTSRTLIEAKQEFVALANSPHANIRALCRKFNVSPKTAYKLLARVRTMGSDGYQDRSRRPRHHPSRTPAEIEDEVLSVRAFHPLWGARRIAGELRKSGRARIPAPSTISTILSRRGALSSADAMAAIARLAGDPAGELPACWKAKMPPTIDRFDLRIVGEHLLSGRILDRRRAIVLITHWLGVRQSKLCGLIGLSPVTWRRCLRIYTEGGADALFARRRSPARKFDREELKNALFDTLHRPPSGFGINRTTWRVVDLAGVLTLQGQPVSEDTVRKIINSSGYKWRKARVVLTSNDPEFSQKLDRIKSILSNLAPDEAFFSIDEFGPFAIKHQPGKSLTGPGERPLVQQWQKSRGKVTLTAAIELSSNQVTHFYSEKKNTAEMIRMMKILLDQYENCRCIYLSWDAASWHISKELSQAVEDHNSRIVGPTVVIAPLPARAQFLNVIESVFSGMARAIIHNSNYHSPDEARAAIDRYFEERNEHFRANPRRAGNKIWGKERVPAEFFQSHNCKDPQLG; this is encoded by the coding sequence ATGCCGTGGACATCCAGAACGCTCATTGAGGCGAAGCAGGAGTTTGTCGCTTTAGCCAATTCGCCTCACGCAAACATCCGAGCCCTCTGTCGCAAGTTCAACGTCAGCCCCAAAACGGCTTACAAGCTGCTCGCGCGTGTTCGTACAATGGGGTCTGATGGGTATCAGGATCGCTCCCGGCGGCCTCGGCACCATCCTTCGAGAACGCCAGCAGAAATCGAGGACGAAGTCTTGTCGGTCCGGGCGTTTCATCCGCTCTGGGGCGCCCGGCGGATCGCGGGCGAACTTCGCAAAAGCGGTCGAGCAAGAATCCCGGCTCCATCGACAATCTCAACTATCCTCTCACGAAGAGGTGCACTGAGCTCTGCGGACGCTATGGCCGCGATCGCCCGTCTCGCGGGCGACCCAGCCGGCGAGCTGCCCGCGTGCTGGAAGGCGAAGATGCCTCCCACTATCGACAGATTCGATCTCCGCATTGTCGGCGAGCATTTGCTGAGCGGACGGATACTCGACCGCAGGCGAGCCATAGTGCTAATAACACATTGGCTCGGTGTTCGACAAAGCAAGTTGTGTGGACTGATCGGGCTAAGTCCTGTCACTTGGCGGCGGTGTCTTCGCATCTACACGGAAGGAGGTGCGGATGCATTGTTCGCGCGGCGCCGAAGTCCTGCGCGAAAATTTGATAGAGAAGAACTCAAGAACGCCCTTTTTGACACCCTGCACCGGCCGCCAAGCGGATTCGGGATCAACCGCACCACATGGAGGGTTGTCGATCTTGCTGGTGTCCTCACGCTGCAAGGACAGCCAGTGAGCGAGGATACGGTCCGCAAGATCATAAACTCTTCGGGTTACAAGTGGCGCAAAGCCCGCGTCGTGCTGACCTCGAACGACCCGGAATTTTCTCAGAAGCTCGATCGCATCAAGTCGATCTTAAGCAACCTTGCCCCCGACGAAGCATTCTTCTCAATCGACGAGTTTGGGCCCTTTGCCATCAAGCACCAGCCCGGGAAATCGCTTACGGGTCCCGGCGAACGGCCGCTCGTTCAGCAATGGCAAAAATCTCGGGGAAAGGTCACGCTGACGGCGGCAATCGAGCTTTCGTCCAATCAGGTAACGCACTTCTATAGCGAGAAGAAGAACACGGCCGAAATGATCCGGATGATGAAGATTCTGCTCGATCAATACGAGAATTGCAGATGCATCTATCTGTCTTGGGACGCCGCCTCTTGGCACATCTCGAAGGAGCTGAGCCAAGCGGTAGAGGATCACAACAGCCGGATCGTCGGGCCTACAGTAGTGATCGCACCGTTGCCCGCTCGGGCGCAGTTTCTCAACGTCATTGAATCGGTCTTTAGCGGCATGGCACGCGCCATCATTCACAATAGCAACTACCATTCGCCTGACGAGGCAAGAGCGGCGATCGACCGATATTTTGAGGAAAGGAATGAGCATTTCCGCGCGAATCCGCGAAGGGCTGGCAACAAAATCTGGGGGAAAGAGCGAGTCCCTGCAGAATTCTTCCAGTCGCACAACTGCAAGGACCCGCAGCTCGGTTGA
- a CDS encoding ImmA/IrrE family metallo-endopeptidase, translating to MAIAQKKERAPFNRDVLQWARKRVRLSVESAAKGAGVTPDHIQRWEAGADLPTVKQARKLANVYDVPFMELLSKEQPQIKELQLVPDFRLHSEAEAPNEQYELLLIQAEAEQTRLNALDLYEILGIKPLVLDSSFYWPLGKNHEAAAATVREALKLPMDEQYSRKGNDKAKFVSAFRDYLERAGIITMKNSGLAAFGARGMCLFASPLPVLVFSKEAPTAQAFTLAHELGHVVLKESGISGPIGSAPSKTRARSVEDWCDGFAGAFLMPKTEVVRLLQPVPRRPERSIDDGKIAAVANAFCVSRHAALVRLVELGYVDQDFYWRVKRPQFLQQEKEFKGGGRPEYYGSRFRSSRGDLYTGLVLEAWSNGMITNHNAAEFMGIKNLAHLDDIRNHFRT from the coding sequence ATGGCTATCGCCCAGAAAAAAGAAAGAGCGCCGTTCAATCGCGACGTCCTTCAATGGGCGCGGAAGCGCGTGCGTCTGTCCGTGGAGAGCGCTGCGAAAGGAGCCGGGGTAACGCCCGATCACATACAGCGATGGGAGGCAGGCGCAGACCTCCCAACCGTGAAGCAAGCCCGTAAGCTAGCGAATGTCTACGACGTGCCGTTTATGGAGCTTCTGTCCAAGGAGCAGCCGCAGATAAAGGAGCTGCAACTGGTTCCGGATTTTCGGCTCCATTCAGAAGCCGAGGCTCCAAATGAGCAATACGAACTTCTACTAATCCAGGCAGAGGCCGAACAGACACGCCTCAATGCGCTCGACCTCTACGAAATTCTGGGAATCAAACCGCTCGTCCTTGACAGCTCATTCTACTGGCCCCTTGGGAAAAACCATGAAGCGGCGGCGGCGACTGTTCGCGAAGCGCTGAAGCTACCGATGGATGAGCAGTATTCGCGCAAGGGTAACGATAAGGCCAAGTTCGTCAGCGCATTCCGGGACTACCTAGAACGCGCGGGCATCATAACTATGAAGAATTCGGGTCTAGCGGCCTTCGGCGCGAGAGGCATGTGTCTCTTTGCAAGTCCTCTGCCCGTACTCGTCTTCAGCAAGGAAGCTCCAACCGCACAGGCTTTCACGCTTGCACATGAGCTCGGACACGTGGTCCTTAAGGAGAGTGGGATCAGTGGTCCAATAGGATCAGCGCCAAGCAAGACGCGGGCGCGGTCGGTAGAGGATTGGTGCGACGGCTTTGCGGGCGCATTCCTAATGCCCAAAACCGAAGTCGTTCGGCTACTCCAGCCAGTGCCGCGTCGACCAGAGCGCAGCATAGACGACGGAAAGATTGCAGCCGTGGCTAACGCATTCTGTGTGAGTCGACACGCTGCACTAGTTCGGCTCGTTGAGCTCGGTTACGTCGATCAAGATTTCTACTGGCGCGTAAAGAGACCTCAATTCCTTCAGCAAGAGAAGGAATTCAAGGGCGGCGGTCGTCCCGAATACTATGGTTCAAGATTTCGGTCATCCCGTGGTGATCTTTACACTGGACTTGTCCTTGAGGCGTGGTCCAACGGAATGATCACGAACCACAATGCGGCAGAATTTATGGGCATCAAAAATCTTGCCCACCTCGATGACATCCGAAATCATTTTAGAACCTGA
- a CDS encoding phasin — MTGATDPFSASIIPFEVPEQMRAFAEKGAAQARENYAKFKDAAETHNGTVEAVFTSASKGASEYTAKLVEFMKANSSAQLDFAQQLFGAKSPTEAMELWTGHARKQLETYQAQAKELVELTQRVAAETAEPIKASASKYYPSAA; from the coding sequence ATGACAGGTGCGACTGATCCGTTTTCTGCCTCGATCATCCCGTTCGAGGTTCCCGAGCAGATGCGTGCGTTCGCCGAGAAGGGCGCGGCGCAGGCCCGCGAGAACTACGCCAAGTTCAAGGACGCCGCCGAGACCCACAACGGCACCGTCGAGGCCGTCTTCACCTCCGCCTCCAAGGGCGCGAGCGAGTACACCGCCAAGCTGGTCGAGTTCATGAAGGCCAATTCGAGCGCCCAGCTCGACTTCGCCCAGCAGCTGTTCGGCGCCAAGTCGCCGACGGAAGCGATGGAGCTGTGGACCGGCCACGCCCGCAAGCAGCTCGAGACCTACCAGGCCCAGGCCAAGGAGCTGGTCGAGCTCACCCAGCGCGTCGCCGCCGAGACCGCCGAGCCGATCAAGGCCAGCGCCTCGAAGTACTATCCGTCCGCCGCCTGA
- a CDS encoding DUF4411 family protein yields the protein MKRYCLDTSGLSNPLEFMPEDIHPTIWAKIAGLVVDGTFAVTVEIFEELEHLPGPIGECIKNNAIALQMEIEEESWDWKTYVAHYEEMKVRHAAAISEYNGNRKGTIGLNDLTIIALAKTLGLPVISSEKKTNVDQDSSKRQKIPDICDKEGVIHLSFNDLLRAEGIKN from the coding sequence ATGAAGAGATATTGCCTCGACACATCGGGGTTGAGCAACCCTCTGGAGTTCATGCCAGAGGACATCCATCCAACTATATGGGCGAAAATCGCTGGATTAGTTGTAGACGGGACGTTTGCTGTGACCGTCGAGATATTCGAAGAGCTCGAACACCTTCCCGGTCCGATTGGAGAGTGCATCAAGAATAACGCAATCGCACTTCAGATGGAAATAGAGGAAGAGAGCTGGGACTGGAAGACGTATGTGGCTCACTACGAGGAGATGAAGGTCCGACACGCGGCCGCCATCTCTGAGTACAATGGCAATCGGAAGGGTACTATCGGATTGAACGATCTAACGATCATTGCCCTGGCGAAGACTCTTGGACTTCCTGTTATCAGCAGTGAAAAGAAAACGAACGTAGATCAGGATAGCAGCAAACGACAAAAGATCCCTGATATTTGCGACAAGGAAGGTGTGATCCACCTCAGTTTCAACGACCTACTTCGCGCGGAAGGGATCAAGAACTAG
- a CDS encoding thiolase family protein translates to MREAVIVSYARTGLAKSGRGGFNITPPMSLAAHAIHHAVDRAGVEKDYVEDCYLGNCAHGAPNIGRQAALLAGLPKTTAGVSVNRFCSSGLQTIAMAANSIRSDGADCIVAGGVESISIPGGGSPKESIDPELLKVAPDIFMAMIDTADIVAERYKLSREYQDEFSLESQRRMAAAQQANKFKDEIVPMKTKMKVVDKQTKAESIVDYVVDRDECNRPDTTMEGLAKLEPVKGPGKFVTAGNASQLSDGAAAVVLMEAKDAEKRGLKPLGRFVAWATAGCEPDEMGIGPVFAIPKLLKRTGLKIDDIDLWELNEAFASQCLYCRDQLGIDPAKYNVNGGSIAIGHPFGMTGARLTGHLLQEGARRKAKWGVVTMCIGGGQGGAGLFEIYS, encoded by the coding sequence ATGCGTGAAGCCGTCATCGTTTCCTATGCGCGCACGGGCCTCGCAAAATCCGGCCGCGGCGGGTTCAACATCACGCCGCCGATGTCGCTTGCGGCGCACGCCATTCACCACGCGGTGGACCGCGCCGGCGTCGAGAAGGACTATGTCGAGGATTGCTATCTCGGCAATTGCGCCCATGGCGCGCCGAACATCGGCCGTCAGGCCGCGCTGCTCGCCGGCCTGCCGAAGACCACCGCCGGCGTGTCGGTGAACCGCTTCTGCTCCTCGGGCCTGCAGACCATCGCGATGGCCGCGAACTCGATCCGCTCCGACGGCGCCGATTGCATCGTCGCCGGCGGCGTCGAGAGCATCTCGATTCCGGGCGGCGGCTCGCCGAAGGAATCGATCGATCCGGAGCTGCTCAAGGTCGCCCCCGACATTTTCATGGCGATGATCGACACCGCCGACATCGTCGCCGAGCGCTACAAGCTCAGCCGTGAATATCAGGACGAGTTCTCGCTGGAATCGCAGCGCCGCATGGCCGCGGCGCAGCAGGCGAACAAGTTCAAGGACGAGATCGTCCCGATGAAGACCAAGATGAAGGTCGTCGACAAGCAGACCAAGGCCGAATCGATCGTCGACTACGTCGTCGATCGCGACGAATGCAATCGCCCCGACACCACGATGGAAGGTCTGGCAAAGCTCGAGCCGGTGAAGGGCCCGGGCAAGTTCGTCACCGCCGGCAATGCCAGCCAGCTCTCCGACGGCGCCGCCGCCGTGGTGCTGATGGAAGCCAAGGACGCCGAGAAGCGCGGCCTCAAGCCGCTCGGCCGCTTCGTCGCCTGGGCGACCGCCGGCTGCGAGCCGGACGAGATGGGCATCGGCCCTGTCTTCGCGATTCCGAAGCTCTTGAAGCGCACCGGGCTCAAGATCGACGACATCGACCTGTGGGAGCTCAACGAGGCCTTTGCCAGCCAGTGCCTGTATTGCCGCGACCAGCTCGGCATCGATCCCGCCAAGTACAACGTCAACGGCGGCTCGATCGCGATCGGCCATCCCTTCGGCATGACCGGCGCCCGTCTCACCGGCCATCTGCTGCAGGAAGGCGCCCGCCGCAAGGCCAAGTGGGGCGTGGTGACGATGTGCATCGGCGGCGGCCAGGGCGGCGCCGGCCTGTTCGAGATCTACAGCTGA
- a CDS encoding nuclear transport factor 2 family protein gives MAQREEILALIRTAYAARGKGDIEGLVTAFHPEGHFTLMGDKGALELTGRMEGHPTLRAAFTQFTDTFGFESHEILAELVDGDRVAVHSRVLVRYNPGGKTFSTEILDLFRFQDGKIAELIEFADTAQIKAVIA, from the coding sequence ATGGCACAGCGCGAAGAGATCCTCGCATTGATCAGGACCGCCTACGCCGCGCGCGGCAAGGGCGACATCGAAGGCCTGGTGACGGCTTTTCATCCCGAGGGCCACTTCACCTTGATGGGCGACAAGGGCGCGCTCGAACTGACGGGGCGCATGGAGGGGCACCCGACCCTGCGCGCCGCTTTCACTCAGTTCACCGACACCTTCGGCTTCGAAAGCCACGAAATCCTGGCTGAACTCGTCGACGGGGATCGCGTCGCAGTCCATTCCCGGGTTCTCGTTCGGTATAATCCAGGCGGAAAGACTTTCAGCACCGAGATCCTGGACCTGTTCAGATTTCAGGACGGCAAGATCGCCGAGTTGATCGAGTTTGCGGATACGGCGCAGATCAAGGCGGTGATTGCGTGA
- a CDS encoding vanadium-dependent haloperoxidase — protein MKTFLATRSPFLIVATLAVCIGTARADVIMDWNAKADAIAAEKKVLPVPQARTMSMLHVAMFEAVNAIDRRYTPYKLDLVADRSTSKEAAASTAAYNILLTIYPDQKSALDAALIASLSGIPDTEGKANGIELGKIAASGVIALRRDDGSDVQETYRPYTAPGAYVPTVVPIGTTAGRMSPWVMTSVSQFRPAPPPALDSETWTRDVNEIRELGARNSTTRTAEQTAIGRVWFLVGPPSFNPIVRQVASAKHMDVVDCSRLFALTEIAANDAIVAVLDAKYHYNFWRPVTAIRNADITHNPMTPREPSWLPLGETPLHPEYPCAHCIVSAAVSTVLRSIAGDEVGELTMTSPTAPGVTRKWTKLQDYSDEVANARIYAGFHYRFSTEVGKDMGRKIGDLTVGTQLRGLEARAEPKQ, from the coding sequence ATGAAGACGTTTCTTGCAACGAGATCTCCATTCCTGATCGTCGCCACTCTCGCAGTCTGCATCGGCACTGCGCGTGCCGATGTCATCATGGACTGGAACGCGAAAGCAGATGCGATTGCCGCCGAAAAGAAGGTGCTGCCTGTGCCACAGGCCCGCACGATGTCGATGCTTCACGTTGCCATGTTCGAGGCCGTCAACGCGATCGACAGGCGATACACTCCATACAAGCTGGATCTCGTAGCAGACCGCTCCACGTCCAAGGAAGCCGCAGCATCGACTGCGGCTTACAACATTCTTCTGACGATCTATCCGGACCAGAAATCTGCCCTTGATGCGGCATTGATTGCATCGCTTTCCGGCATTCCGGACACGGAGGGAAAGGCGAATGGAATCGAGCTTGGAAAGATTGCCGCTTCCGGCGTGATAGCGTTGCGCAGGGATGACGGCAGTGACGTCCAGGAGACTTATCGTCCCTATACAGCCCCGGGGGCCTATGTGCCGACGGTGGTGCCGATCGGCACGACGGCTGGAAGAATGTCCCCTTGGGTCATGACATCGGTCTCACAATTCCGTCCAGCGCCACCACCGGCGCTTGATTCCGAGACCTGGACCAGAGACGTCAATGAAATTCGGGAGCTCGGCGCTCGCAACAGCACCACCCGAACGGCAGAGCAGACCGCGATCGGACGAGTCTGGTTCCTGGTCGGGCCTCCCAGCTTCAATCCAATCGTCCGGCAGGTCGCCTCGGCCAAGCACATGGACGTCGTTGACTGCTCGCGCCTCTTCGCCCTCACCGAGATCGCTGCGAACGACGCAATCGTTGCCGTCCTTGATGCGAAGTATCATTACAACTTCTGGCGGCCTGTAACGGCCATACGCAACGCGGACATCACGCACAACCCGATGACGCCACGCGAACCGTCCTGGTTGCCGCTGGGTGAAACGCCGTTGCATCCCGAATACCCCTGCGCCCACTGCATCGTATCGGCGGCGGTTTCCACAGTTCTCCGGTCCATCGCCGGCGACGAGGTCGGAGAGCTAACGATGACCAGCCCTACTGCGCCAGGGGTGACTCGCAAATGGACCAAGCTCCAGGATTATAGCGATGAGGTCGCAAATGCCCGCATCTATGCCGGTTTCCATTACCGTTTCTCGA